A segment of the Xenorhabdus bovienii SS-2004 genome:
TCTGACATTAGCACAGAATGTCTTACGCCATTCCCCGCTAATATTATTTGAAATTGTACTTAATAAAACACTCAAATACCTCGCCAGAATCTACCAAAGTATGGTTTTGATTTATTAGCGCTGATTTCTGGGGATCCCTCAGCGCCCGATGCGTTTTTTTTGTTTTCTGGGGGAACGCATGTCTACACCAGTCACAGGATCTTTGATGGGCAAAAAACAACCATTTTATTTTTGTTATTATAATGTTTAAAGACATCACTCTTTAAAACTGGTAATTTTGTACTTTGGGGATATCAGTATTACAAAATATATACCGTCAGAAAGGAGAGTGTTATGGGATGGTATCGACATTATTTTAACGATATTTATAAATTACCCTTACAGGACGCGGTAAAAGATAGCGTGAAGCTTGTGGTCAGTAATGATAAACAATATCATTATTTTTTGGATATACCGAAATACCAGCCAGGCCCCAGACTTAATATTTTTGGACATGGAGACCCCAACAGAGCTTCTTTTCAAGGACACTCTGTAGAACATCCTTTATCTGGTACTGAAATTGCCGGGTTTCCTTGCCGAGAGAAATTACCTGATGCACACCCTTTATCACCAAGCGATCTGGCAGAAAGTATCAAACCACTCATTTTACTCTATCACATCCGAAGTATTCGGTTGGTTGCGTGCTATACCGGAAGAACAGGCTTTGCTAGGGATTTATCTCAATTTACGGGGTTACCTGTTAAGGCTCCAATACACCATGTTGATGTGATGGAATTTGTTACTACAGGTTGTTACTGGATAATAAAACGACAAGAAGAGTCAGAGGAAGCGGAACGAAATTTCCGTTGGTTTGGGTCTCACCAATAACCACTGTAGTGTATACGGACTGAGCCATCGAACGAGAACACCCTGTTTAGATCACGGATAACAAATTCAAGGCTGCGCTCCGGCGTGGCCTTTTTCATATCTGGCTGCCAACTGTCGTGTAAGTGTTGGGTGGATTGCTGGGTTACCTATGTAGCGCGGCGACCTTCATCCTTAAAAAGCCGGAAGCATATTACAGTAACTAACTATTGAATACATGACCGATTTTTAAATCAGAAATGAGGTGCGGAATGACGGATACATTAATCACTTACATTGTTAACAATATAATCTCAATCAATTAAATACAATGTTCATAATAAAAATTAATAATAGGCTATTTTAATATGTACAAATGAATAAAAAAGGAATCCATTGATTTTTATTTCAATGTGCTAATATCAAATGGTTCTAATTTTTAAGAATTAATTATTGTTTTCACTTGTTATAACTCGTTATTTTTAACTGATAAACACATTGTTGTTTAAATGTTGGGATAATACCCAAGGGCGGTAGCATACCGTAAACAAAAAGCAGAAGTTAACAAAATAGTTAATTTCAATACGTAACTTTATAGCAAACGATAACGGAGCCAGATTGTGATGGAAAAATCTCCTTCATGTTTTATTAAACTTAATATTGTTTCTAATCCTGATATACGAATATTTTGTTTCCCTTATGCCGGAGGAAGCAGTGCAACTTTTGTTCCCTTTGCCAAAAAAATCAAATCAAACGCTGAGTTTTTAGTCATACAACCCCCCGGTAAAGGTAGCAGGATCAGAGAAAAACCTCATGATGACATGAGTCGCCTTGTTGAAGACATATATATCAATATCAAAAGCTTACTTGATAAACCTTATCTGTTTTTTGGTCACAGTTTAGGTAGCCGAGTCGCTTTTGAGCTAATAAGAAAAATTGACGCCGCATCATTACCTCTCCCCCTCGAATTTATTGCCTCAGGCAGTAAAGGGCCTCAGGTTCCTGCTATCAGAGAACCATTAAGTGGGTTACCGGATAAAGATTTTATCAATGGATTACAGACGTTTGGCCGGGTTGATAAACAAGTCATCGACAATGCCGAATTATTATCTCTGATTTTACCCGCAATAAAGGCAGATTTTAAAATTTCGGAAGAATATCATTATATTGGAACAGGAACTTTATCCTGTCCTTTAACCGTGTTTGGTGGAAAAAATGATGCCATAGTTACAGAGCAAGAACTCTATTCTTGGTTAGATTTATTTGAAAAAGAGAAAAAGGTCATCATTTTTGAAGGTACTCACTTTTTTATTGATGATAATAATGAACCTGTTATTGATGCAGTTCAAAATATTATCAAATCAAAAAAATTACAACAATATCAACGATATCCACCAACGATATAACCGTATCGAGCCACCTTGCCAGAAAAAGTACAGGAACTGACTACCCGCTGGCGGATAATTTTCAGACTTTAAGTCCTGCATTTTCAAGTTAATTGCGTATATAACTCTTACCTATACATAACAAGTTCACTTTGGTTTATAATTGACCAAATTGCTTCATTTTAACGCATTAAATCCGCTTTTTAATCACCTTAGTTATTAATTTAGTGAATATTCCGCCCAATCTGGTATTAATTTTTTAGTTAGTGTGATCAATCGTTGAGAAGATACCATCACAGTATATTAATCTCCCTCGTTTCACGATTATCCTGATTATCCTGATTAAATAAACAATATCACAACCCGTGCGATACATTAAGTTACAAATATGTTAACAATAGTACAATTGCCTAAATATATTTTTATCTGAATGTATTACCCAGTAAGAGTTAACAGAGGTACCTCTATGAGTAAAACCGCATCCGTCGGTTTATGGGATCAACCAAAACCCTTTTTCATGATCTTTTTTGTTGAGCTATGGGAACGATTTGGTTTCTACGGCGTTCAAGGCATTTTGGCCATTTATTTCGTTCAACAACTGGGTTTTTCAGAAGAACAATCATTTATTACCTTTGGTGCGTTCACCGCTCTGGTGTATGGCCTGATTTCTGTCGGTGGTTATGTTGGTGACCACATACTTGGAACTAAACGAACCATCGTTCTGGGTGCGATTGTCATGGCAATCGGCTATTACATGATCGGCTTGTCTATCATGAAACCGGAACTGATTTTTTATGCATTAGGCACCGTTGCGGTCGGTAATGGTCTTTTCAAGGCCAATCCCGCCAGCCTGTTGGCTAAATGTTATCAACCACAAGACCCTCGTCTGGATGGGGCATTTACTCTGTTTTATATGTCCATTAATCTCGGCTCTCTGTTTTCCCTTTCCCTTGCCCCGGTGATTGCTGAGAAATATGGTTATACCGTTACTTACAATATCTGCGGTATTGGCCTGATTATCGCCCTGTTGGTATATATCGCCTGCCGTCGTATGGTACATAATATCGGCTCTGCACCTGATCATCATCCTGTTAAGCCCATCGGCCTGATTGCCGTTCTGATAGGCTCTGTGGTCATGGTGGGTGTCTGTGCATGGTTACTGCACAATATCAAGGTTGCCAATATCGCCTTGTTCGCGATTACCACCATCGTCGTACTGATTTTCTTCTGGCAGGCATTCAAGCAGAACAGAGTCGGCCGTAATAAAATGTTCGTGGCGTTTATTCTGATGCTTCAGGCTGTGGTGTTTTTCATCCTGTATAACCAGATGCCAATGTCCCTCAACTTCTTCGCCATTAACAACGTTCATCATCAGATCCTTGGTTTTGATGTCAATCCCGTCAGCTTTCAAGCATTTAACCCATTCTGGATTATTATCGTCAGCCCAATACTAGCGGTGGTTTACACTAAGCTGGGAGCGAAAGGTAAAGACTTCTCCATGCCGGCAAAATTCACTTTCGGCATGTTCCTGTGTTCTCTGGGTTTCCTGACCGCCGCCGCCTCCGGTTTGTTTGCTGACGCCCAAGGCATTACTTCACCGTGGTTTATCGTGCTGGTTTATCTGTTCCAGAGCGTAGGCGAATTGATGATCAGCGCTCTGGGGCTGGCAATGGTGGCTGCATTTGTTCCCAGTTATCTGACCGGCTTCATTCTGGGAATGTGGTTCCTGTCACAAGCGGTGGCATCAATGTTGGCGAGTCATGTGGCGGCACTCACTGCGACACCCGTAGGCGTAACTGATCCTCTGCAAACTCTGCCAATTTATATGAGTGTGTTCGGTAAAATCGGTGTTGCCACTCTGATTGTCGCCATTATCATGACCTTTATGGTTCCGTGGTTGAACCGTATCATGAGAGAAGAAGTGAAAGCTTAATCTGTCAGGTTTTGATTGAAAAAATCCTCCACTCGATTTTATTCAGAGAACGAGTGGAGGACGCTCTCATACTTTTTACGATTAACTTTGTGCCCTTTGTTTAGGAAACTGTGCTTGCAGGAAAGGCAGCAATAATAAACCGATCATGACGGCGCAGATGGAAATGGCCATAAATAACCCTGACCAGTGATAGTTTTCCAGGATAATAGCGAAAGGATAGCCTGCAATGGCCGCGCCTGTATAAGCAAAAAGCCCCACAAAACCCGTCGCAGCACCGGCAGAATCTTTATGTGAACACTCTGCGGCAGCCATACCGATCAGCAATTGTGGGCCAAACACAAAAAATCCAATTGCAAAAAAGCCAAGCGATTGAAAAACCAACCCCGTAACAGGCATCAACCATAAAGCCGCTACTGACAAGAAAATACCCATCGAGAATATCAGATTCATCGGGCCACGATTGCCGCCAAAGAGTTTATCTGACCCCCAGCCTGCGACCAGCGATCCCATAAATCCCCCAACTTCAAAGAGCGATAATACGGCGTTTGCACTCACTAAATCATAATGATGATACTCAGTCAGATACAGGTTTCCCCAGTCATTGATGACGGTGCGAACGATGTATACCAGCACGTAACTAAAGGAAAGCAGCCAGATATATTTGTTGCGGAAAACGTAGGTTCTCAGGATTTCTCTGGTCGTCAGGCCTTTGCCTTGATTTTCCTGAGCCTTTTCCAACCGATCATTGCGAAACTGACCGATGGTCGGCAGCCCCATCGTGGCCGGCTTATCACGTAATCGCCAACATAAAAGTATACCTGCCAGGATCCCAATACAGCCCGGCACGATAAATCCTTCTCGCCAGCTAAAATGCAAGGTTAAGAAACTGACGATCAATGCAATCAACGCACTTCCCACATGGTGTGAAGTATTCCAAACCGACCACCAGAAGCCACGTTCTGAGCGAGAATACCAAGTCGTGAGTAACTTAGCGCATGAGGGAGAACCCCATCCCTGAAACCAGGCATTTAATATCCAAAGAAAGGTAAACATGACAATGGAGCTGGACAGCCCAAACAAGATATTGATGATCCCCGTGGCAATCAGTCCTATTCCCATAAAATAGCGTGGGTTGGAGCGATCAGAAATAATGCCGGAAAAAAATTTCGAACAGCCATAAGTGATATAAAACAACGTCCCGATGAGTCCAATCTCACTTTTATCAAGACCAAGATCGGTGATCATGGCAGGCATCGCATAGTTGAAGCTTTTGCGGGTAAAATAAAATAGCGCATAGCCCACATATAGATTCAATATAATATGTAAGCGCCAGTAACGGTATTGATCCCGGATTTCTGCATCGGACAGATTGCCGTGAGATATGGGTTTAGATTGAGAAAAACCTGTCATGACCACTTCTTAAAGTTTGGGCAAAATGATCGATAAATCCGTACCAGCGCTTGTCGAGTCATTCTGTCGTTTTCCGCTATGAATGGAGAATTGTCCACCGAGTGCCTGTACACGTTCCCGCATACCCCGTAAACCAAATCCTTTCATGTTATCTTCAGCCTTACAGCCAATACCGTTGTCTTTAATCAATAAACGGATCATTGCCCTGACAGAAAAATGCAACTCAATGCGATCCGCTTGAGAATATTTTAATGCATTATTCAGGGCTTCCTGACAGATACGATATAACGTGACTTTTGTTGTGTCACTCAATTGCTCAATGACCTCGGCAGAATTAGCTTCCCAATGGATTTCCACTGATATGCTGCAGTTTTCAAATTCCATATCCCGCAGCAATTGTTCGATCGCCTCTTTCAGACCAAGATCATCAAGGATTTTGGGACGCAGGCAACTGAGTAACCTTTTGGTGGTATCATAAACATTAAGGGATAATGATTCGATAGTTTTGGCACAATTCGAGCCAATAGGTGTCACTTCGACCCGCTGAATGATATTAGCCTGCGTCCGGATAGCAGTAATGTTCTGGCCAATTTCATCATGCAGTTCTCGCGCAATATCGCGCCGTACCGATTCCTCCGCTTTAACTAATTGGCCTGCAAGACTACGGTTACGATAGAGTTCGCGCTTTAACTGTGTATTAAGATCACGCTGACGCTGAACCGCCATGCCAAGCATTATCCCTGTGATGGTTTGTGCCAAGAGCGATAACAGTAAGTCGGTGATTTCCATATTCGAAACACCACTACGCGCAGCAATCAATACGATGCTGTTCAGTAATGTCCCCAGTAAGGCACCCTGCCAGCCATAACGAAAGGCCAACAAAATAATGGGGATAGCCAGACAGAACGGTGCAAAGTAGCGTAATTCATTGGGAAAACCAATTTGTAACAGAATGTTCAGTACAAATAGCAGGGCATACAGCATAACGTGATGAAGGCGAAACTGGATTTGACGCGACACGACGTTGGCTGTCAGAGGCAACCAGATACTTTGGAACAGATAATGCCAGACTAAATAGCATGTAGGCACCAGCATGGCACCACCGGTTAAGCTGACCAAAAACACGATGATCAAAGATGGATTATGGTTACTCACTGCCACGACATTAATGAGGCCGGTTGCTGTGATCACCATTGCCATGACAGCGAGCCGCTGCCATTGACTGCCACGATAATAACGGCTGGCAACCCAGACAATAGGGAGGCTGGCTATGCTGGCAGTCAGTACGGTAAGCCATTGAGGCTGCCCCATCAACAGTGCCAGACAGATAGTCAGCAACCATTCTGCACCATAAACGGTTGGCCAATAATGTTTTGGCGTATGTAATACAATGCCAAGGCGCAGGGCAAAAGGAAAAAACAAAATGGCCAGTTCTGAATCATTAACAAAATAGTAGGCGATCACCCATAAGCAGAACCAACAACATGAGAACAATAGCCAGCCACAAAATGAATTGATCAGATATCGATTAATCATAAAGAAAAATTCCCCAGATAACACGCCAAATCCCCGCCATTACTTGCTAGGGCGTGTTGATGTTTTGTGGGGGATTATTAGACAGCATGATGATTTGGTATAATCACTTTCGCCAAAAAACAACCAAACCTGACCATCATGCCGCGAACTATGTTAACAGACCTCCAATGGAATAAGCTATCTGCGTTAATGCAACTGGCCGTCGATAATTACGGCTTGCCTGTTCATTTTGAATGATCCGGGGGACAAGTGCATGACATTGTTCATGCTGAAAGTTTAGTCGAACAATCGTCCCCTCCGGACTTTGTGATAGCGGACAAAGGGTACGATAGTCAGGCTTTCAGAAATCATATTAAACAACAAGGTGCAACGCCGATGATTCCCTACCGAAAAAAAGAGCTGAATAGTCGTTTTTATTTTTCTAAATTACGCTGTTCATCTTGTAGCGGAACTTGAATTTCAATTTCTGTGCCGCCTTTTTTGCGTTTTTTGATCTTCATTTGCCCTGAAATGAGAGTGACCCGTTCCCGCATAATAGCGAGACCAAACTGAGCCTTAATCTGTTCTTGATGGATGCCGTGGCCATTATCACTGATAACCGTAATAATCTTTTTGCCTATCGGGTAGATGCGAATACTGATCCAACTCGCGTCAGCATGTTTATAACAGTTATTCAAAGCCTCACGGATAATTTGCGCCAAATGACGGCGGTGCCCGATGGGAATAATCTGGTGAGTGAGCCGATAATGAAATTCAATCTGGAATCCCAGCCGATGATTGAATTCTTTTATCAGGGATTGCAGGGATTCATACAGATCATAATGATTTTTTTCTGCCCGCAGTGTGGCCAGCATTTCCCTTAATTGCTGACTGGCTAAAGTTATCTCCTCTTTTATGATCCGCAAGGCGATTAAGGCCTGTCGGGAGAATTTATCGTGGCGCACATGCAGGCTGTTAATCTGAATTTTCAGAAACAGAAATGATTGTGCCACTGTGTCATGTAATTCTCTGGAAATATTTTCCCGTTCATTGATAAGACCCTGCTGAATTTGCTGATGCACAGTATTTCTCAGGGACAGGTGTCTTGCCAGCGCATCAGTAACAGACTGGATCAGATCCCGTTCATAAGAAGACAGAATCTGAGTTTGATTAATCTTGATTTGAATCATGCCGTGAAAAGTATGCCGGTCATATAAATCCCATTTTTGTATCCGTGGAAGATTGGCGTCAAAGGGGCTACGGAGATATTCAAAATGATATTTACGCGGTGGATGATAAAGCGTGATCCTGACTTCGCCAAAGGGAATGAATTGGTTAAGCCTGAAAAATACCCTATGAAAATTATCAGAGAGTGAAGTATTAAGATTAAGTTGAGAATGGATGGAGATAAGAAAACGCAGGTATTGCTTATCCCGTTTCAAGGCAGTGATCTTTCTTTGTTTTATTTTACAAAATGATGCCATCTGGAGTGAAATCATATCGGCTTTATACAGCAAGCTTAAAAGGCACAGGATACTCAGGATATCAAAGATGGCCCACAGCTTTCCGGGCAAGGTAAGCGGGGTATTCAACCCAAGAAATAGCAGCACAGACAAATTGATGGTAATAGCTGTGCCACATAACCAGCCTGTTGCTGCTATTGGACTGTCAGAGAAAGTTTTCATCAGTTAAACAAT
Coding sequences within it:
- a CDS encoding thioesterase II family protein: MEKSPSCFIKLNIVSNPDIRIFCFPYAGGSSATFVPFAKKIKSNAEFLVIQPPGKGSRIREKPHDDMSRLVEDIYINIKSLLDKPYLFFGHSLGSRVAFELIRKIDAASLPLPLEFIASGSKGPQVPAIREPLSGLPDKDFINGLQTFGRVDKQVIDNAELLSLILPAIKADFKISEEYHYIGTGTLSCPLTVFGGKNDAIVTEQELYSWLDLFEKEKKVIIFEGTHFFIDDNNEPVIDAVQNIIKSKKLQQYQRYPPTI
- the dtpB gene encoding dipeptide/tripeptide permease DtpB, coding for MSKTASVGLWDQPKPFFMIFFVELWERFGFYGVQGILAIYFVQQLGFSEEQSFITFGAFTALVYGLISVGGYVGDHILGTKRTIVLGAIVMAIGYYMIGLSIMKPELIFYALGTVAVGNGLFKANPASLLAKCYQPQDPRLDGAFTLFYMSINLGSLFSLSLAPVIAEKYGYTVTYNICGIGLIIALLVYIACRRMVHNIGSAPDHHPVKPIGLIAVLIGSVVMVGVCAWLLHNIKVANIALFAITTIVVLIFFWQAFKQNRVGRNKMFVAFILMLQAVVFFILYNQMPMSLNFFAINNVHHQILGFDVNPVSFQAFNPFWIIIVSPILAVVYTKLGAKGKDFSMPAKFTFGMFLCSLGFLTAAASGLFADAQGITSPWFIVLVYLFQSVGELMISALGLAMVAAFVPSYLTGFILGMWFLSQAVASMLASHVAALTATPVGVTDPLQTLPIYMSVFGKIGVATLIVAIIMTFMVPWLNRIMREEVKA
- a CDS encoding MFS transporter translates to MTGFSQSKPISHGNLSDAEIRDQYRYWRLHIILNLYVGYALFYFTRKSFNYAMPAMITDLGLDKSEIGLIGTLFYITYGCSKFFSGIISDRSNPRYFMGIGLIATGIINILFGLSSSIVMFTFLWILNAWFQGWGSPSCAKLLTTWYSRSERGFWWSVWNTSHHVGSALIALIVSFLTLHFSWREGFIVPGCIGILAGILLCWRLRDKPATMGLPTIGQFRNDRLEKAQENQGKGLTTREILRTYVFRNKYIWLLSFSYVLVYIVRTVINDWGNLYLTEYHHYDLVSANAVLSLFEVGGFMGSLVAGWGSDKLFGGNRGPMNLIFSMGIFLSVAALWLMPVTGLVFQSLGFFAIGFFVFGPQLLIGMAAAECSHKDSAGAATGFVGLFAYTGAAIAGYPFAIILENYHWSGLFMAISICAVMIGLLLLPFLQAQFPKQRAQS
- the uhpB gene encoding signal transduction histidine-protein kinase/phosphatase UhpB — translated: MINRYLINSFCGWLLFSCCWFCLWVIAYYFVNDSELAILFFPFALRLGIVLHTPKHYWPTVYGAEWLLTICLALLMGQPQWLTVLTASIASLPIVWVASRYYRGSQWQRLAVMAMVITATGLINVVAVSNHNPSLIIVFLVSLTGGAMLVPTCYLVWHYLFQSIWLPLTANVVSRQIQFRLHHVMLYALLFVLNILLQIGFPNELRYFAPFCLAIPIILLAFRYGWQGALLGTLLNSIVLIAARSGVSNMEITDLLLSLLAQTITGIMLGMAVQRQRDLNTQLKRELYRNRSLAGQLVKAEESVRRDIARELHDEIGQNITAIRTQANIIQRVEVTPIGSNCAKTIESLSLNVYDTTKRLLSCLRPKILDDLGLKEAIEQLLRDMEFENCSISVEIHWEANSAEVIEQLSDTTKVTLYRICQEALNNALKYSQADRIELHFSVRAMIRLLIKDNGIGCKAEDNMKGFGLRGMRERVQALGGQFSIHSGKRQNDSTSAGTDLSIILPKL
- a CDS encoding ATP-binding protein; the encoded protein is MKTFSDSPIAATGWLCGTAITINLSVLLFLGLNTPLTLPGKLWAIFDILSILCLLSLLYKADMISLQMASFCKIKQRKITALKRDKQYLRFLISIHSQLNLNTSLSDNFHRVFFRLNQFIPFGEVRITLYHPPRKYHFEYLRSPFDANLPRIQKWDLYDRHTFHGMIQIKINQTQILSSYERDLIQSVTDALARHLSLRNTVHQQIQQGLINERENISRELHDTVAQSFLFLKIQINSLHVRHDKFSRQALIALRIIKEEITLASQQLREMLATLRAEKNHYDLYESLQSLIKEFNHRLGFQIEFHYRLTHQIIPIGHRRHLAQIIREALNNCYKHADASWISIRIYPIGKKIITVISDNGHGIHQEQIKAQFGLAIMRERVTLISGQMKIKKRKKGGTEIEIQVPLQDEQRNLEK